Proteins encoded together in one Dechloromonas sp. HYN0024 window:
- a CDS encoding chalcone isomerase family protein yields MITSTSVRRAALIAALVAAPGLHAAEVAGVRVDDSIRVGGSELVLNGAGLRSKLFIKVYVGALYVGHKAATPNAIYDSPQPRRMVMRMLRDLDADTLSSALDDGFKSNHSPAELAELKGQAVQLSGIMKGIGKVREGDTVAIDFSSDGVAVSLNGEGRGKVAGTAFGKALLKVWLGEKPVDASLKKALLGS; encoded by the coding sequence ATGATTACATCGACAAGCGTCCGGCGGGCCGCCCTGATAGCTGCGCTGGTCGCCGCGCCAGGCCTGCATGCGGCCGAGGTGGCCGGCGTCAGGGTGGATGACAGCATCCGGGTGGGCGGTAGCGAACTGGTGCTCAACGGCGCAGGCCTGCGCAGCAAACTGTTCATCAAGGTCTATGTCGGCGCGCTTTACGTCGGTCACAAGGCGGCGACGCCGAATGCCATCTACGATAGCCCGCAGCCGCGCCGCATGGTGATGCGGATGCTGCGCGATCTCGATGCCGATACGCTGAGTTCGGCCCTCGACGATGGCTTCAAAAGCAACCACAGCCCGGCCGAGCTGGCTGAGTTGAAGGGTCAGGCCGTACAGTTGAGCGGCATCATGAAGGGGATCGGCAAGGTCCGCGAAGGCGATACCGTGGCAATTGATTTTTCGAGCGATGGCGTTGCTGTCAGCCTCAATGGCGAAGGGCGCGGCAAGGTAGCCGGTACTGCCTTTGGGAAAGCGCTGCTCAAAGTCTGGCTGGGCGAAAAACCGGTAGACGCCTCACTCAAGAAGGCGTTGCTCGGCAGTTAA
- a CDS encoding long-chain-fatty-acid--CoA ligase, with protein sequence MEKIWLQSYPNGVPAEIDIDHIPSLVALFEKACSTYADKVAYLSMCKSMTYRQLDEESKAFAGWLQAKGLKKGDRVALMMPNLLQYPVALFGTLRAGCVVVNCNPLYTPRELEHQLKDSGAVAIVIVENFAHTLEQVVANTGIKHVIVTPMGEMLGLKGVIVNFVVRHVKKLVPAWKLPGSIGFNSALATGRSHGCQPVLLVQDDIAFLQYTGGTTGVSKGAMLTHANISSNVMQAYSWIKPVVREGEEFIITALPLYHIFALTANCLTFLMVGARNLLIANPRDIPGFVKEWAKYPVTVVTGVNTLFNALLNNPDFAALDFSTMRVTLGGGMAVQGPVAEKWKQVTGTPLLQAYGLTETSPAATINPLDMGEFNGSIGLPISSTEVSIRDDYGHEVPQGQVGEICIRGPQVMKGYWQRQDETDLAFYPDHFLRTGDVGYVDKKGFVFLVDRKKDMILVSGFNVYPNEVEEVVAMHPGVMDVAAIGVADENSGEAVKIFVVRKDPAVTERMLIEHCRGLLTGYKIPKHVEFRDDLPRTNVGKILRRALKEGA encoded by the coding sequence ATGGAAAAAATCTGGCTACAAAGCTATCCCAATGGCGTGCCGGCCGAGATCGACATCGACCATATTCCGTCGCTCGTCGCGCTGTTTGAAAAAGCCTGTTCAACCTATGCCGACAAGGTGGCCTACCTCAGCATGTGCAAGAGCATGACCTATCGTCAGCTCGACGAGGAGAGCAAGGCCTTTGCCGGCTGGCTCCAGGCCAAGGGGCTGAAAAAGGGCGACCGTGTGGCGCTGATGATGCCCAACCTGCTGCAATACCCGGTAGCGCTGTTTGGCACGCTCAGGGCCGGTTGTGTCGTCGTCAATTGCAATCCACTCTACACGCCGCGTGAACTGGAACACCAGCTCAAGGATTCGGGTGCGGTCGCTATCGTCATCGTCGAAAACTTTGCCCATACCCTGGAACAGGTGGTCGCCAACACCGGCATCAAGCACGTCATCGTTACCCCGATGGGCGAAATGCTCGGCCTGAAGGGCGTCATCGTCAATTTCGTCGTGCGCCATGTGAAAAAGCTGGTGCCGGCCTGGAAACTGCCCGGTTCGATTGGTTTCAACAGTGCGTTGGCTACCGGGCGGAGTCACGGCTGCCAGCCGGTGCTACTGGTTCAGGACGACATTGCGTTCTTGCAATACACGGGTGGCACGACCGGGGTTTCCAAGGGGGCGATGCTCACGCATGCCAACATTAGTTCGAACGTGATGCAGGCCTACAGCTGGATCAAGCCGGTGGTGCGTGAGGGCGAGGAATTCATTATCACCGCCTTGCCGCTGTATCACATCTTCGCCCTGACGGCGAATTGCCTGACTTTCCTGATGGTCGGCGCGCGCAATCTGCTGATTGCCAATCCGCGGGATATTCCCGGCTTCGTCAAGGAGTGGGCGAAGTACCCGGTGACGGTGGTGACCGGTGTTAATACGCTGTTCAACGCGCTGCTCAACAATCCGGACTTCGCCGCGCTGGATTTTTCGACCATGCGTGTCACGCTGGGCGGCGGTATGGCCGTCCAGGGGCCGGTCGCCGAGAAGTGGAAGCAGGTGACGGGGACGCCCCTGCTGCAAGCCTATGGCCTCACCGAAACCTCGCCGGCAGCAACGATCAATCCGCTCGACATGGGCGAATTCAATGGTTCCATCGGCCTGCCGATTTCGTCGACCGAGGTGTCGATCCGCGACGATTACGGTCATGAAGTGCCGCAAGGGCAGGTTGGCGAAATCTGCATTCGCGGACCACAGGTCATGAAAGGCTACTGGCAACGTCAGGATGAAACCGACCTTGCCTTCTATCCGGACCATTTTTTGCGTACCGGTGACGTCGGTTACGTCGACAAGAAGGGTTTCGTCTTCCTGGTCGACCGCAAGAAGGACATGATCCTGGTCTCCGGCTTCAACGTCTATCCGAACGAGGTTGAGGAAGTCGTCGCCATGCACCCCGGCGTGATGGATGTCGCAGCGATTGGTGTGGCCGATGAGAACTCCGGTGAGGCCGTCAAGATTTTCGTCGTCCGCAAGGACCCGGCGGTGACCGAACGCATGCTGATTGAGCATTGTCGCGGCCTGCTTACCGGCTACAAGATTCCCAAACATGTTGAATTCCGTGATGACCTGCCGCGCACCAATGTTGGCAAGATCCTGCGTCGCGCTTTGAAAGAGGGGGCGTGA
- a CDS encoding nitronate monooxygenase family protein → MAIPASLNKNLALPVICAPMFIVSNPDLVIAQCKGGLIGSFPALNARPKELLDEWLIRIKSELAADPLAAPFAVNQIIHPSNDRLEHDMGLCVKHEVPLIITSLSAPTAIVPHVHAYGGQVFHDVISVRHAEKALEAGVDGLILVCAGAGGHAGTLSPFALVGEIRKFYDGPIALSGSITNGSAILAAQAMGADFAYIGTRFIATAEANAVEAYKQAIVDSAAKDVVYTPYFTGVHGNYLSKSIVAAGLDPANLPVKDKTAMSFGGARDAKAWKDIWGAGQGVGTINDVMPTAGLIARLRQEYKVAKASLCSNPF, encoded by the coding sequence ATGGCTATTCCGGCATCACTCAACAAGAATCTCGCGCTGCCGGTCATTTGTGCGCCGATGTTCATCGTGTCTAACCCCGATCTCGTCATTGCCCAGTGCAAGGGTGGCCTGATCGGTTCCTTCCCGGCCCTCAATGCCCGGCCGAAGGAACTGCTCGACGAATGGCTGATCCGCATCAAGAGTGAACTGGCGGCTGACCCCCTGGCGGCACCGTTCGCCGTCAACCAGATCATCCATCCCTCGAACGACCGCCTCGAACACGACATGGGGCTGTGCGTAAAGCACGAGGTGCCGCTGATCATTACCAGTCTGTCGGCACCGACGGCCATCGTGCCGCATGTCCATGCCTACGGTGGTCAGGTCTTTCATGACGTGATCAGCGTCCGTCATGCCGAAAAGGCGCTTGAGGCCGGGGTCGATGGCCTGATCCTGGTTTGCGCCGGGGCCGGCGGTCATGCCGGGACACTCAGCCCGTTCGCCCTGGTAGGTGAAATCCGCAAGTTCTACGATGGCCCGATTGCCCTCTCCGGTTCGATCACCAACGGCAGTGCGATTCTCGCCGCGCAGGCCATGGGAGCGGATTTTGCCTATATCGGCACGCGCTTCATCGCCACGGCCGAGGCCAATGCCGTCGAAGCCTATAAGCAGGCGATTGTCGATTCAGCCGCCAAGGACGTGGTCTATACGCCGTACTTCACGGGGGTGCATGGTAACTACCTGAGCAAGAGCATCGTTGCTGCCGGTCTCGATCCGGCCAATCTGCCGGTCAAGGACAAGACGGCGATGAGTTTCGGCGGCGCCCGTGATGCCAAGGCATGGAAAGACATCTGGGGGGCCGGGCAAGGCGTTGGCACGATCAATGACGTGATGCCGACGGCCGGGTTGATTGCCCGCCTGAGACAGGAATACAAGGTGGCCAAAGCGTCGCTATGCAGCAATCCATTCTGA
- a CDS encoding acyl-CoA dehydrogenase C-terminal domain-containing protein: MSDYRAPVKDMRFVMDELAGFKELSQIAGFEEATPDLADAVLDEAAKFSGEVLAPLNRIGDQQGCKLTPNGVTTPTGWKEAYRAFCEAGWNGISSPADFGGQGLPDTLGIAVKEMVCSANLSFSLGPLLTTGAVEALLTCASDELKAIYLEKMITGQWTGTMNLTEPQAGSDLALIRSRAEPQADGSYRVFGQKIFITYGDHDMTDNIVHLVLARLPDAPPGVKGISMFLVPKFLVNADGSLGARNDAYCVSIEHKLGIHASPTCVMAYGDNGGAVGYLLGEANRGLEYMFIMMNEARLGVGLQGIALGERAYQQALGYARERKQGRDAVTGEALVTLDHHPDIRRMLMLMKSRVEACRAMAYFTSGLLDRAHAVTDPEEKKRNLFLAEFMIPIVKGGGTEMGIEVTSLGVQIYGGMGFIEETGAAQHWRDSRITTIYEGTTGIQANDLLFRKLMRDQGGTAKIVFGEVYATAKALGASGKPELQAIGQRLGVALKAWTEATEWLAANAKTGLSGVLTAAVPYLHLAVTVCGGWFMGKAALAAAGYIDRAEGDQAFYRAKIATARFYADQMLPQATSYGETVRAGDAALAGMGDEIF, encoded by the coding sequence ATGAGCGACTATAGAGCGCCCGTAAAAGACATGCGTTTCGTCATGGATGAACTGGCCGGTTTCAAGGAACTGAGCCAGATCGCCGGTTTCGAGGAAGCGACCCCCGACCTGGCCGATGCCGTACTGGATGAAGCGGCCAAATTTTCCGGTGAAGTCCTCGCCCCGCTCAATCGCATCGGCGACCAGCAGGGCTGCAAGCTGACCCCCAACGGCGTCACCACGCCGACCGGCTGGAAGGAAGCCTACCGTGCCTTCTGTGAAGCGGGCTGGAACGGCATTTCGTCACCGGCCGATTTCGGTGGTCAGGGCCTGCCCGATACGCTGGGTATCGCCGTCAAGGAAATGGTCTGCTCGGCCAATCTGTCGTTTTCACTCGGTCCCCTGCTGACGACCGGCGCGGTCGAAGCCCTGCTGACCTGTGCCAGCGATGAGTTGAAGGCGATTTACCTGGAAAAGATGATTACCGGCCAATGGACCGGCACGATGAACCTGACCGAGCCACAGGCCGGCTCCGATCTGGCCCTTATCCGCTCACGCGCCGAACCGCAGGCAGATGGGAGCTATCGCGTTTTCGGCCAGAAGATCTTCATCACCTACGGCGATCACGACATGACGGACAACATCGTCCACCTCGTGTTGGCCCGCCTGCCCGATGCGCCACCCGGAGTGAAGGGCATCTCGATGTTCCTGGTGCCGAAATTCCTGGTCAATGCCGATGGTTCGCTCGGCGCACGCAACGACGCCTATTGCGTCTCGATCGAACACAAGCTTGGCATCCACGCCAGCCCGACCTGCGTCATGGCCTATGGTGACAATGGTGGTGCCGTCGGCTACCTGCTCGGCGAAGCCAATCGTGGCCTCGAATACATGTTCATCATGATGAACGAAGCCCGCCTTGGCGTTGGCCTGCAGGGTATCGCCCTGGGCGAACGGGCCTACCAGCAGGCGCTCGGCTATGCCCGCGAGCGCAAGCAGGGGCGCGATGCGGTGACTGGCGAGGCGCTGGTTACGCTCGATCACCACCCCGACATCCGGCGCATGTTGATGCTCATGAAATCCCGCGTCGAGGCCTGCCGCGCCATGGCTTACTTCACCTCGGGGTTGCTTGACCGGGCGCATGCCGTGACCGATCCGGAGGAAAAGAAACGCAATCTTTTCCTGGCCGAATTCATGATTCCCATCGTCAAGGGTGGTGGTACTGAAATGGGTATCGAAGTCACCTCGCTCGGCGTCCAGATTTACGGCGGCATGGGTTTCATCGAAGAAACGGGCGCTGCCCAGCACTGGCGCGACTCGCGTATCACCACCATTTACGAAGGGACGACCGGTATTCAGGCCAACGACCTGCTGTTCCGGAAACTGATGCGCGATCAGGGGGGCACGGCAAAAATCGTGTTCGGCGAGGTTTATGCCACGGCCAAGGCCCTCGGCGCGTCGGGCAAGCCGGAACTGCAGGCTATCGGCCAGCGCCTAGGCGTGGCACTCAAGGCTTGGACAGAGGCCACCGAATGGTTGGCTGCCAATGCCAAAACCGGCCTTTCCGGCGTCCTGACTGCGGCCGTGCCCTACCTGCACCTGGCCGTCACTGTATGCGGCGGCTGGTTCATGGGCAAGGCGGCGCTGGCGGCGGCGGGTTATATCGACCGGGCCGAAGGCGATCAGGCTTTCTATCGCGCCAAGATTGCTACGGCCCGTTTCTATGCCGACCAGATGCTGCCCCAGGCAACGTCATACGGTGAAACGGTAAGGGCCGGCGATGCCGCGCTGGCCGGGATGGGCGACGAAATTTTTTAG
- the ppk1 gene encoding polyphosphate kinase 1, protein MTHPLPKPRFPTENYLNRELGLLAFNRRVLAQAEDERMPLLERLRFLCIVSSNLDEFFEIRMAGLKEQVKAHATVVTTDGKTAQEAYRLVSAEAHAIVTEQYEHFNEIILPALAKEGIRFLRRSSWNEAQREWIRNYFLREMVPVLTPIGLDPSHPFPKVLNKSLNFAIELEGKDAFGRSSNAAIVQAPRVLPRVIQLPEELAGCAYGFVFLSSILHEFVGELFTGMTVLGCYQFRATRNSDLFVDEEEVTNLRTKLQGELPQRHFGNAVRLEVANNCSEAMTEFLLAQFNLKPADLYRVNGPVNLVRLMQVPDWVDRPDMKFTPFVPGLPKAVGKGVNIFDTIRKTDVLLHHPYQSFAPVIEFLSQAATDPAVVAIKMTVYRTGTDSVLMESLIRAAQNGKEVTVVVELMARFDEEANISWATKLEDVGAHVVYGVVGYKTHAKALLIVRREEGGLKRYAHLGTGNYHPRTARLYSDFGLMTANEEITNDVSEVFKQLTGLGKARTLKHLWQAPFTLQPNVVAGIRAETETAKAGGKARIVAKMNSLLEPEVIDALYEASKAGVEVDLIVRGVCALRPGVPGLSENIRVRSIIGRFLEHHRIFYFLAGGKETVYLSSADWMERNFFKRIELAFPIIDPKLKKRVITEGLKFYLGDNQQGWDMNSQGNYQRRRTSRAKPHNAQGELMLTLGNS, encoded by the coding sequence ATGACCCATCCTCTTCCAAAGCCCCGCTTTCCGACGGAAAACTATCTCAACCGTGAGCTGGGTCTACTCGCCTTCAACCGGCGGGTTCTCGCTCAGGCAGAGGACGAGCGGATGCCACTGCTCGAACGGCTGCGCTTTCTGTGCATTGTTTCGAGCAATCTCGATGAATTCTTCGAGATCCGCATGGCCGGACTCAAGGAACAGGTCAAAGCCCATGCCACCGTGGTCACCACCGATGGCAAGACCGCCCAGGAAGCCTACCGGCTGGTCTCCGCCGAAGCTCATGCCATCGTTACCGAGCAATACGAGCACTTCAACGAAATCATCCTGCCGGCGCTCGCCAAAGAAGGCATTCGTTTTCTGCGCCGTTCGTCGTGGAACGAAGCCCAGCGCGAGTGGATCCGCAATTACTTTCTGCGTGAAATGGTGCCGGTTCTGACGCCGATTGGGCTCGATCCGTCGCATCCTTTCCCGAAAGTGCTCAACAAGAGTCTGAATTTCGCCATCGAACTCGAAGGCAAGGATGCCTTCGGCCGCAGCTCCAATGCCGCCATCGTCCAGGCGCCGCGCGTCCTGCCGCGCGTTATCCAGTTGCCTGAAGAGCTGGCCGGCTGTGCCTATGGCTTCGTTTTCCTGTCATCGATCCTGCATGAATTTGTCGGTGAATTGTTCACCGGCATGACCGTCCTCGGCTGCTACCAGTTCCGCGCCACGCGCAACTCGGACCTCTTCGTAGACGAAGAAGAAGTCACCAACCTGCGCACCAAGCTGCAGGGCGAACTTCCCCAGCGCCATTTCGGCAATGCCGTGCGCCTTGAGGTAGCCAACAACTGCTCGGAGGCAATGACCGAATTCCTGCTCGCTCAGTTCAACCTCAAGCCAGCCGATCTCTATCGCGTCAATGGCCCGGTCAATCTCGTCCGCCTGATGCAGGTCCCGGACTGGGTCGATCGCCCGGACATGAAATTCACCCCCTTCGTCCCCGGCCTGCCCAAAGCCGTCGGTAAGGGCGTCAATATTTTTGACACCATCCGCAAGACCGACGTCCTGCTGCACCACCCCTACCAGTCCTTCGCGCCGGTCATCGAGTTCCTCAGCCAGGCGGCGACCGACCCCGCCGTGGTGGCGATCAAGATGACGGTGTACCGCACCGGTACCGACTCAGTGCTCATGGAGTCGCTGATCCGCGCTGCCCAGAACGGCAAGGAAGTCACCGTCGTCGTCGAACTGATGGCCCGTTTCGACGAGGAAGCCAACATCAGCTGGGCTACCAAGCTCGAAGACGTTGGCGCCCATGTGGTCTATGGCGTCGTTGGCTACAAGACCCACGCAAAGGCGCTCCTTATCGTGCGCCGCGAAGAAGGTGGCCTCAAGCGCTACGCTCACCTCGGCACCGGCAACTACCACCCGCGCACCGCCCGCCTTTATTCCGACTTCGGTCTGATGACGGCCAACGAGGAAATCACCAACGACGTCAGCGAAGTCTTCAAGCAACTGACCGGTCTGGGCAAGGCACGCACCCTCAAGCACCTGTGGCAGGCCCCGTTCACGCTGCAACCCAATGTCGTTGCCGGGATCCGCGCCGAAACGGAAACGGCCAAGGCCGGCGGCAAGGCCCGCATCGTCGCCAAGATGAATTCGCTGCTCGAACCGGAAGTCATCGATGCCCTCTACGAAGCCTCGAAGGCCGGCGTCGAAGTCGACCTCATTGTCCGTGGCGTCTGCGCTCTGCGTCCTGGCGTACCGGGACTGTCGGAAAACATTCGCGTCCGCTCGATCATCGGCCGTTTCCTTGAACACCACCGGATCTTCTATTTCCTCGCCGGCGGCAAGGAAACCGTTTACCTGTCCAGCGCCGACTGGATGGAACGAAATTTCTTCAAACGTATCGAGCTGGCCTTCCCCATTATCGATCCCAAGCTGAAAAAGCGGGTCATCACCGAAGGCCTCAAATTCTATCTGGGTGACAACCAGCAGGGCTGGGACATGAACAGCCAGGGGAACTACCAGCGTCGCCGCACATCGCGTGCCAAGCCACACAATGCCCAAGGCGAACTGATGTTGACGTTGGGCAACAGCTGA
- a CDS encoding isochorismate synthase MenF yields MIHALLRCLTAPSTLAKLEALATGAPGAAPVSLRLPLGCGDTDWLNLLPADTPYWYRARPDQQEYRLAIGHALHVTSAGPNRFAALDNAFAGFCRDWRRNGPAYAFAGFAFAADNHAPLPNALLAIPSILLETVASECWVTLSTPAGRLADAITEWPKLLANASPAHLPQQRGERPEGLAEQAWLARVKAALRDIDGGRVAKIVLSRRRTIEADGPFPACRVLGQLVRQQPSSLVYAYGNGQQHFLGATPERLIRLVDQRIDADALAGTSWPGSLALSAGKNRHEQALVVEAVCAALLPFCDQPPTIGLASEHAAGHLHHLRSRISAKVGPDTTLLDLVRALHPTPAIGGFPVLAAQAWLAEHKEQRSGWYSGGIGLLNASGDGEFSVALRSALLDGHTAKLHAGAGIVAGSDALQELAETNAKLDTMLNALSPASRLESGDSRRA; encoded by the coding sequence GTGATCCATGCCCTGCTCCGCTGTCTGACAGCGCCATCTACGCTAGCGAAACTCGAAGCGCTCGCGACCGGCGCCCCGGGGGCAGCCCCGGTCAGCCTGCGCCTGCCACTGGGGTGCGGTGACACGGACTGGCTGAACCTCCTGCCTGCCGACACCCCGTACTGGTATCGCGCCCGGCCCGATCAGCAGGAATATCGTCTGGCCATTGGCCACGCCCTCCACGTCACGAGCGCCGGCCCCAACCGCTTCGCCGCACTGGACAACGCTTTCGCCGGATTCTGCCGGGACTGGCGGCGCAACGGGCCGGCCTACGCCTTTGCCGGCTTCGCCTTCGCTGCCGACAACCATGCCCCGCTGCCCAATGCTCTCCTGGCCATTCCGTCCATCCTGCTCGAAACGGTGGCCAGCGAATGCTGGGTGACCCTCAGTACGCCAGCCGGCCGACTCGCCGACGCCATCACCGAATGGCCAAAGCTGTTGGCGAATGCCTCCCCCGCCCACCTGCCACAACAACGCGGCGAACGCCCGGAAGGTTTGGCCGAACAAGCCTGGCTGGCCCGCGTCAAGGCGGCACTGCGGGACATCGACGGGGGACGGGTCGCCAAGATCGTCCTGAGTCGTCGCCGAACCATCGAGGCCGACGGGCCATTCCCGGCCTGCAGGGTTCTCGGGCAACTGGTCCGTCAGCAACCATCCAGCCTGGTGTACGCCTATGGCAACGGCCAGCAGCACTTTCTTGGCGCCACACCGGAACGTCTGATCCGTCTGGTCGACCAGCGCATCGATGCCGACGCACTGGCCGGCACTTCTTGGCCAGGTTCGCTGGCGCTCTCCGCCGGCAAGAACCGGCACGAGCAGGCGCTGGTCGTCGAGGCGGTCTGCGCCGCCCTGTTGCCGTTCTGCGACCAGCCGCCGACCATAGGCCTGGCCAGCGAACATGCCGCCGGCCACCTGCACCACCTGCGCAGCCGCATATCGGCCAAGGTCGGGCCGGACACAACACTGCTCGACCTGGTCAGGGCACTTCACCCGACACCAGCCATTGGCGGCTTCCCTGTCCTGGCAGCCCAGGCCTGGCTGGCCGAACACAAGGAACAGCGCAGCGGCTGGTACAGCGGCGGGATCGGTCTACTCAACGCGTCTGGCGACGGCGAGTTTTCCGTCGCCCTGCGCTCCGCCCTGCTCGATGGTCATACCGCCAAGTTGCACGCCGGGGCCGGTATTGTTGCCGGCTCAGATGCGCTACAGGAACTCGCCGAAACCAATGCCAAGCTGGACACCATGCTCAACGCGCTGAGCCCGGCAAGCAGACTTGAATCCGGCGACAGTCGCCGGGCCTGA
- a CDS encoding class I adenylate-forming enzyme family protein, with product MICLALNKAGPIYNRKLMASPSNSLANHLQQAAAKHPLTSAWQHAGESVTFAALLKDIECLAARIASRQWAIVETGNSLHLARHAYACSYLNRPFFPLEIGPSIPAIATIPDQAALIIATSGSEGTPRAVVLGQRQLDAAAAASNALLPLHPGDIWLNCLPLYHIGGQAILWRCARASATMLLHNGFAAEDVAADLDSHPVTHISLVPAMLARLLDIGCRPPASLRVALIGGAALAQSLYDKAVATGWPLYPSYGMSETAAQFATFKPADGPWHAGLVGQPMPGHDIRIGENGRLAVRGPQVMAGYIDGSGIDADGWLTTGDLARIDSCGSLTILGRADDMLISGGRNVHPQEIESCLAACPGVVDVAVTGQPDPVWGDLIVALIVGPTSPSELLAYARQHLPSAALPRRVLGVSGLPRTPTGKLERPALRRLAAEANS from the coding sequence TTGATCTGTCTCGCCTTGAACAAGGCAGGGCCTATTTATAATCGAAAGCTTATGGCATCCCCTTCGAATTCTCTCGCCAATCATCTGCAGCAGGCAGCGGCCAAGCATCCGCTGACCAGCGCCTGGCAGCATGCCGGAGAAAGCGTGACGTTTGCCGCCTTGCTCAAGGACATTGAATGCTTGGCCGCCCGGATCGCCAGCCGTCAGTGGGCCATCGTCGAGACAGGCAACAGCCTGCATCTGGCCCGCCACGCATATGCCTGCAGCTACCTCAACCGGCCGTTTTTCCCCCTTGAAATTGGCCCGTCGATACCAGCCATCGCCACGATTCCGGACCAAGCCGCCTTGATCATCGCCACCAGCGGCAGCGAGGGGACGCCACGCGCCGTCGTTCTAGGCCAGCGCCAGCTCGATGCTGCTGCCGCTGCCTCAAATGCCCTCCTCCCCCTGCATCCTGGGGATATCTGGCTGAACTGCCTGCCGCTCTACCACATCGGCGGCCAGGCAATCCTCTGGCGCTGCGCCCGCGCCTCTGCCACCATGCTGCTCCACAACGGCTTCGCCGCCGAGGACGTTGCCGCCGACCTGGATAGCCATCCGGTCACCCACATTTCTCTGGTCCCGGCCATGCTCGCCCGGCTGCTCGACATCGGATGCCGACCACCGGCCAGCCTGCGCGTTGCGCTGATCGGCGGGGCTGCACTGGCCCAATCCCTTTACGACAAAGCTGTGGCCACCGGCTGGCCGCTCTACCCCAGCTACGGAATGAGCGAGACGGCCGCCCAATTCGCCACCTTCAAACCGGCTGATGGCCCCTGGCATGCTGGTCTGGTCGGCCAGCCAATGCCCGGCCACGACATCCGCATCGGCGAGAATGGCCGCCTTGCCGTGCGCGGTCCGCAGGTCATGGCCGGCTACATCGACGGCAGCGGCATCGATGCCGATGGCTGGCTGACCACCGGCGACCTCGCCCGGATCGACAGCTGTGGCAGCCTGACCATTCTCGGCCGGGCCGATGACATGCTGATCAGCGGTGGCCGCAATGTTCATCCACAGGAGATTGAATCCTGCCTGGCGGCCTGCCCCGGCGTCGTCGATGTCGCGGTGACCGGCCAGCCCGACCCGGTCTGGGGTGACCTCATTGTCGCCCTGATCGTCGGCCCCACCTCCCCGTCCGAACTACTCGCATACGCCCGCCAACACCTGCCGTCAGCTGCCTTGCCGCGCCGGGTTCTCGGCGTCAGCGGCCTGCCCCGCACCCCGACCGGCAAGCTGGAACGCCCCGCCTTGCGCCGTCTGGCTGCCGAGGCCAACTCGTGA
- a CDS encoding TlpA disulfide reductase family protein, protein MPYDNALARDRFVLRRMDFMEFGMGSNDWRCGALKGMAVGLCLMLLAGGAMAATPGEVPVGALLPEAQLNPLVGGPGKLSSFRGKPVLINVWASWCGPCREEMGSIERLNRRYGGKAFNIVGISTDDDYVAAAKFVKVSGVSFPNYIDRNLVLENMLGANRLPLTVLVDGDGRIIKKISGSRAWDSPEAINLITQAFRLKAQ, encoded by the coding sequence ATGCCTTACGATAACGCCTTGGCGCGGGACCGATTTGTCCTGCGGAGAATGGATTTCATGGAGTTTGGTATGGGCAGTAATGACTGGCGATGCGGGGCGCTCAAGGGGATGGCAGTCGGTCTCTGCCTCATGCTATTGGCTGGTGGGGCGATGGCCGCAACGCCCGGCGAGGTTCCGGTCGGCGCGTTGCTGCCCGAAGCCCAATTGAATCCGCTGGTCGGCGGCCCCGGCAAGCTCTCGTCATTTCGCGGCAAGCCGGTTCTGATCAATGTCTGGGCTAGCTGGTGCGGCCCCTGCCGGGAGGAGATGGGGTCGATCGAGCGTCTCAATCGGCGCTACGGCGGCAAGGCCTTCAACATCGTTGGTATCTCGACTGACGACGATTACGTTGCGGCGGCAAAATTCGTCAAGGTATCAGGCGTCAGCTTTCCGAATTACATCGACCGTAATCTGGTCCTGGAAAACATGCTGGGGGCAAATCGTTTGCCACTGACCGTGCTGGTCGATGGCGATGGTAGGATCATCAAGAAAATTTCCGGGTCGCGGGCCTGGGACAGTCCGGAGGCAATCAACCTGATTACGCAGGCGTTTCGCCTCAAGGCGCAATAA